Below is a genomic region from Cloeon dipterum chromosome 2, ieCloDipt1.1, whole genome shotgun sequence.
ATTACAGTCGAAGAGTTGAACTAAAACACTCATTCAGGAGCGAATAACAGTTGCAGACTAAACTGTGCGTGGACTACTGCGTGACTATTAAAAGTGAAAGTGGTCACTGTATGGCGGCTCTAATCACACATGCTGAATATGTAATTTGCAACCAGTGACACGACGCATTACCTAAATACTCGATCCTTGCACTCGTTTCCTCAGCTTTTCACTGAAGTGATCCAAATAAGCCTCGATAAAATTGAAGAATCTGCGTACTAAATTAACTTGCGAGGGTTAGTTACACTTGATTCAGGTTCACTGCTGGGCGGAGTCGAGTAAGCAAGTGATCGTCAGCCCAGTTCCCAAACGTTTTaggctccaatattttttattacccAACCCTGACCACATATTATATTGGGCAACAACTGGTTTACTCATACTCTTCAACTTATCTCACGAAGTGTAATCAACTGCTGggtcaaaatttttgtacaattttggACATTAACTGAGCTATGATATTTATTAGGCTTcactttgcaaaaataaatataaatgcaaCAATAGAAGttccaacatttttttattcttttttgaacttacaaaataatctaatttaGTCAGCCTTAAGAATGAACAGACTTAATTGTTCTTTCCATGAATGTACAATTTCCAAGTAGGAGGTAGTGCACTCTCAGGTTGCTGTGAGGGAGTGATGAAATCCACAGGATACACTTGATGAACCAGCTGTGGGGTTGTACTTGTAGTTAAGAACACCTAGAAACTTGGGTCACAAAAAGCGCGATACTAGAAGCTCAATTTCATACGTGAATAGGATTGTCTGGCAACTCTCGTCTGGCCAACTTGATGCGGTGGTAAATTGATCTAGCACTCTTCACAGGAAGCATGAATTCGCCAATCAGCTGACTGGCGTTCATCAAAGTTGCCTTTTTCTCTCCACCCTCCTCCTGCAGGTGAGGTAAAAACTGCTCGAGACCAAGTGATATCAGACTGAAAAGCGAGAAATTGCATATTatcaaacgtaaaatattaattttggtgtATTACAAGTCTTCTGATGGAAAAAAGGTTTGGTGTTTCTGCATTGGATAAGGGTTGAATCCGCAGTTGGGCAGAAGAGCAGGGTACACAAACGCAGCACTTGAGCAGAGAGCTTTCATGAAATGCACGTTTAAGCTGGGGCGATACAGGAGCTTCGACTTCTTAAAACTATCACACCTTGATTTTTCTTGGAGATAAAACCTggcaacaaaaattgaattattaaaattgatttacacTTTAATTATCACTGTAATCTGTTTTGCGATTACTTTGCGACCTCTTGATAGCGAAAACTCGATTCCTGAAAACATGGTCTCACATGCCTCATTGAAGGAAATCCAAGTTGGTCCAGTAAAGGACCAACTCGTGTTACTGCCTCCGCAACaaagtattttattgaaacactaGACATTCATtccatgaaatttattcttgcaTGCAGGAAAGATGCGATACAGCAAGTAGCTTTTGCAATCCTcccaaataatatgaaaagtCTTGTCAGTCAAACAAAGGCGCATTATATCAGCCAGCAATATACCCCAAAACGTCACTAAGTTTCTCACATTGCAAAAGCACACAAAGCATTCACTTAACACTGCCAACGACTTAGTTTTCTGGGCTACTTACTGATTCATTTCCTTCTTGACCTGCTCTGTCTTCCTGGACTTGTCCCACTTTTCTACAGTTTCAAGCATCAGATCCAAATTCTGGGCATAGAACCCTGATTTAGGGTTTGTTCCTCCAAGATTTCTGAGCACAaactaaaatgtttaattattcaaagaaCGGTAaactcattaattaaaaagtatagTATTACTAGGTTTTCCTTCATCTCTGTAGCCTGTAGCGCCATGTCTGGATTGATGGTGCTTTGCATGTAGTGTTGTCCAAGCAATTGGACATGCTGCATCATTTGCTGGTTCAGCAACAATCTTTGGTTGACATCAAAAATTGGTTCCGGAACATACAGAGCTTCAGCAACAGTTTGCTCTGCTTCAGCAGCGACGGGCTGGACCTGCAAATcgtgacaaaataaattaccagtTCTGGTGACATTTCTGCTAAACtctttagttttattttatttgatttaaacagGCCTagcaaaatgcataaaaatgtaGAATGTGCAAAAGATTATGTCAACTGTGAAGATGTATGtagatgatttaaaaaatgttaaatgtaatttcatattttgatttttttataatgataTCATATCTATATATGTACTTGTTAACATAATATACCACTCTCTCTGatagaatttaataatgattttccATTGATCCAAACTAAAATCGAATTCCCGCCATGTAACGTGACAAGCAAAAGAGAATTGAACAAATCatcattttctaaatattcttACCACATTACCATTTTGTACTTagtaatagaaaatttttcagattgcttcagaaaataattgataatgtaaattttcttatgCAGTGATACCTATGAATTAAATAGgcatttacattttatattcTAGAATGTAAAAGGGGTGGctttttcttcctcctccacacctttttaatattcaagtAGCATGATTTTTACTTAGTTTTTaaccattaaattaaacataatttttgtgcttCAGATAGTAAATAATGAActataaaatagtttaatcaACGACATAACAGTAATTTATGTACCACTTCTTCCTGTTGAGCTGGAACTGTTTCAATGGTCGCTGGTCTCATTGAAGGTGGAGTGCCAGGGATCAAAAAGTTGCTGGGGGACAGCTGGATGAGATGAACCACTTGCGGACTATTGTACACAACAGGCAATGCGCTCGCGGCTTCAGCAGTTTCAATTTCAGGATCAGGTACACCATCAGTCTGCGTTGCATCTGCCTCATTTTCTTCCTCACTCGCCATATAATCCCTCAGTTCCGAAATCAACTCATTCACCTCCTTTTTCGACACTTTTACAGCCCTGTCAGCTCGAAGTTCTTCCTGGTCaactgaaatgaaataaagttgaaaattttcttaatagaAACGTAACTGAATGAAATTACCTGCTTCGTGATCTTCCAAAACATTGTACTCTGGATCagcttcatcatcatcaggaATGTCATTTACAAtatctgaaaagaaaattcaaataattggcAACTGTAATTTAGGTGAAGCAATTCATCATATCAGCAGTTTTTACTATGCCTATGTGGCTCATTTAGATTCAAACTAACTCCATTTCTTTAGTCTAcccatgaaaaaaaaactaaatttagtaaaaatgcatATAATATTGAAGTGTTaagatatataatttaaacatacTTATAGGCTGGACAAAGAGATGCAAGAATTGTTTCCAGTCTTCATTGTCGCAATCGGTCTCATACATATCTTCAGTGATGTCTGGAGGAATAAATGACTGCTCAAACACCTCCAGAGGTGTGTCTGTGTACGACACCTTTGATCTAGTCCTCATTCCAATATTTTCCATCAACTCGAAGTTGCTGTTTGGCATCTTGAAGAGACCATCATCAGTCCAGATTGTTTGCGTGCTGCAGTCAGCGTTTGACTTTGGTGTCATTGGATTTGGAGTCATCACTTGCTCAATGTCGCTAGCTAATGATGAGTTGCAGTCTTCATCACTCTGTCAAATGAACAACAAAAtcaatctcaatttttatcatatttgtGGATGagataaagataattttaaatcaacgatggcttgataaaaatatatttagaattaCAGTAAGGgtcatttgattaaaatgttaaataaaattacaatttctgCTTCGTCCTCATTTGGCTGGTATTCCTCATCATCCGTAGAGTCGTCCTGCACCTGGTCAATCATTTGCTTTGTTGCAGAGCCTGGGGTCACTTTAACTGGTGACACAGACCAAGGAATGGGCGCCTTTGTCATCAATAGCTCTCTGAATAGCCATAAAGTTAGCTTCACTTGGTtggatttaagaaataaattaatacttgGTTTTGGCTCTGGTCAGCTTTGGTTCGTAAGGAAATTGCTCATCGTCTGAGCTGCCGCCTCCATCTCCCTCTTCTCTCATTGACTTCTTGACCATGGCAAGGACGTGCTGATTTGATATCACGTGCTGTTAAGAgggttaaaatgaaaaatgttcatcaaagattattttatcatACTCGTAGAATATTCTTGACATTTCCAATAGTGAGTTTGCTCTTCTTGGCCTTGCTGTCCAATTGCTCCTCGATTTCATCCTCAACCTCGTTCAGTCCTTCTTGAACAAAGAGCTGGGCCAGATCTTTGGTTTTGATCCGCCGCTGCCTGCGTGCCTTTCCGTTTGGTCCAGCGACCTCGTTGATCATCAGCTCGTCCGAAGACGAGGAACAGTCTTCCGAAGCGTCATCTGGGTTTGATCGATGTTTCCTTGCAACTGTTGGCGAAGACTTGCTTGGCAAGTCGAGTTGAGGGCTTGAGACCCTGTTCTCTTTATTGTTATCAGCCATTTAGAGGGTTGCTCATGAAAGATGCAGCATCTCACAAGACCAGCTTAAACGAGGCGAAGTGACAATTTAACTGAAGTGCCAGTATATCCAAAATAATAACGTCTAGGCGAAGTTACATTGTCAACAATGTTGAGAACTGAAGAGGAGGAAGAGAGCTTGGATGGTCCGAGGGGTCCGAGACAGTCCGAGAGCAGCTGATgttgttattttgaaattttaagggGCGCGCCGGCGCGGTTTGGCTCGTCCTGCTTTGGCAAGTGGTCGCCAGGTGGCTCAGCTGGCCAATTTTAAGCAGTGCTAGAGGGAAACAGGCATGCATTCGATGGATGGCTGCTTGCAACATTAGCAACAGCTATAAAAtgctataatatattatactcattgtcagtgatATAATGCAAATCGTccaaattacattaatttaaccTAATGAGAGATTTCTGCGAAcaggatatttttattcacatttttaaacagatgCATTAGATAGTGCAGATAATGATACACAAAAGCACAAAGcacaaaaaaacaattattaattattataatgctCAGCACTTCCTGTTTGCAGTCAATTTCCTTTTGTGACATTATTCAAATATGAATATtgaattggatatttttcataatttttatttatattttttattcacctgactgaacaaaataattgaaatcggTAAAATTGTCATCAGAAAGAGATTTCCATAAGTGCGCAATGCAATGCATAATGCTGTAGTTTGGTTGGCAATATAGTGAATAGTTATATTGTGAAATATGATAGCAGGATGTCAAGACAGGAATAATAGAGGAATGCCAATTAAAGCGGACAACTGT
It encodes:
- the LOC135937897 gene encoding GON-4-like protein; protein product: MADNNKENRVSSPQLDLPSKSSPTVARKHRSNPDDASEDCSSSSDELMINEVAGPNGKARRQRRIKTKDLAQLFVQEGLNEVEDEIEEQLDSKAKKSKLTIGNVKNILRHVISNQHVLAMVKKSMREEGDGGGSSDDEQFPYEPKLTRAKTKELLMTKAPIPWSVSPVKVTPGSATKQMIDQVQDDSTDDEEYQPNEDEAEISDEDCNSSLASDIEQVMTPNPMTPKSNADCSTQTIWTDDGLFKMPNSNFELMENIGMRTRSKVSYTDTPLEVFEQSFIPPDITEDMYETDCDNEDWKQFLHLFVQPINIVNDIPDDDEADPEYNVLEDHEAVDQEELRADRAVKVSKKEVNELISELRDYMASEEENEADATQTDGVPDPEIETAEAASALPVVYNSPQVVHLIQLSPSNFLIPGTPPSMRPATIETVPAQQEEVVQPVAAEAEQTVAEALYVPEPIFDVNQRLLLNQQMMQHVQLLGQHYMQSTINPDMALQATEMKENLFVLRNLGGTNPKSGFYAQNLDLMLETVEKWDKSRKTEQVKKEMNQFYLQEKSRCDSFKKSKLLYRPSLNVHFMKALCSSAAFVYPALLPNCGFNPYPMQKHQTFFPSEDFLISLGLEQFLPHLQEEGGEKKATLMNASQLIGEFMLPVKSARSIYHRIKLARRELPDNPIHVFLTTSTTPQLVHQVYPVDFITPSQQPESALPPTWKLYIHGKNN